The following DNA comes from Streptomyces sp. Ag109_O5-10.
CTTGTAGATCAGGTAGAGCACGGTGACCGTGGCGTTCTCCGGGCCGCCGCCCGTGATGACGAACGGCTCGGTGAACACCTGCATGGTGGCGATGATCTGAAGCAGCATCAGCATGAGGATGACGAAGCGGGTCTGCGGGATCGTCACGTGCCGAACGCGCTGCAGGAGGTTCGCGCCGTCCAGTTCCGCGGCCTCGTAGAGCTCGCCGGGGATGGACTGGAGGGCGGCCAGGTAGATCAGGACGGTGCCGCCCATGTTGGCCCAGGTGGCCACGATCACCAGGGAGACCAGCGCGGTGCCGGTGCCGTTGGTCCAGTTCGAGGTGGGCAGGTGCAGGAAGCGCAGCGTCTCGTTGGCGAGGCCGGCCCCTGGGTCGTAGAACCACTTCCACAGCAGCGCGCTGACCACCGGCGGGATCATCACCGGGAGGTAGACCACGACCCGGAAGAACGCCTTGGCGTGCCGCAGTTCATTGAGCACCAGGGCGAGGACGAACGGGATCGCGAAGCCGATCAGCAGGGCCAGCAGCGTGAAGGTGGCGGTGTTGCGCCAGGCCGCCGAGAACTCCGGGTCGTGCAGGACCCGGGTGAAGTTGGCGGTGCCGACCCACTCGGCGGACGAGCCCGGCGTGTACTTCTGGAAGGAGATCACCACGGCGCGGATCGCCGGGTACCAGGAGAACAGCGCGAAGCAGATCAGTCCGCCGAGCAGGAAGCCGTAGGCGCGGACCTGGTCGGTGATCCGGCGCCGCCTCCGGTCCCCTGCCGGGGGCGGCGCCGGGGTCTGTCGGGCACCGACCGCCGCCGGGGCGGGTCGGTGCTCGGCCGTCTTGGTCATCGCGGTCAGCCTCGGGCCAGGATGCCGTTGATCTTGTCGTTGGCGTCCTTGAGGAGCTGGTCGATGTCGGCGTCCTTCTTGGTGAGGACGGCGGAGACGGTGCCGTCGAGGACGGAGTAGATCTGCTGGGCGTCCGGCGGCTCGATCTTCATCTGCAGGGACTGGTTGCCGTCCAGGAACGCCTGGTAGTTCTCCACCGGCACGTTGGCGTTGGCCTTCTTGACCGCCTGGTCCTTGGCGTCGGCGGCGCCG
Coding sequences within:
- a CDS encoding carbohydrate ABC transporter permease, which codes for MTKTAEHRPAPAAVGARQTPAPPPAGDRRRRRITDQVRAYGFLLGGLICFALFSWYPAIRAVVISFQKYTPGSSAEWVGTANFTRVLHDPEFSAAWRNTATFTLLALLIGFAIPFVLALVLNELRHAKAFFRVVVYLPVMIPPVVSALLWKWFYDPGAGLANETLRFLHLPTSNWTNGTGTALVSLVIVATWANMGGTVLIYLAALQSIPGELYEAAELDGANLLQRVRHVTIPQTRFVILMLMLLQIIATMQVFTEPFVITGGGPENATVTVLYLIYKYAFLYNDFGGACALSVMLLVLLGIFSAVYLRLTRSGEDG